The Thermoflexus sp. genome contains the following window.
CGGGTGGTTCAGCATCTTCCCCTGGCGATGCTCGATCAGGCCCTGGCTCTCGGCCTGCGAACCGGTTTCGGAGATCCATGGCTGCGCATCGGGGCGGTGAAAATCTTCGCCGACGGCGCGCTGGGGCCGCGGACCGCCTGGATGCTAACGCCGTATGAGGGAGAGCCGGGGAATCTGGGCATCGCCTTCACGCCCCCGGAGGCCATGCGGGAAGCGGCCCGGCGGGCCACGGCCGGCGGCCTGTGGCTGGCCATTCACGCCATCGGGGATCGGGCCAATCGGGAGGTCCTGGATCTCTATACCGAGCTGCGGGAGCTGGAGAGGCGGCTGGGGATCCCGCCGGAGGCCCGGCGCCATCGCATCGAGCATGCGCAGCTCGTGCACCCGGATGATCTCCCGCGCCTGGGCCCGCTACGGATCATCGCCTCGATGCAGCCCATCCACGCGATCTCCGATCGCCCCATGGCGGAGCGCTACTGGGGGAAACGATGCGCCACCGCCTATGCCTGGCGCAGCTTGAAGGACCATGGGGCCCGGCTGGCCTTCGGCTCCGATGCCCCGGTGGAGCCGCCGAATCCATTCTGGGGGCTGCACGCCGCCGTCGTCCGGGACGGCTGGTATCCCGAGCAGGCCCTCTCCCGAACAGAGGCGTTGGAAGCGTATACGGTGGGCCCAGCCTGGGCCGCCGGGCTGGAGCGCTGGCAGGGCCGCCTGCGGCCCGGGATGTGGGCGGACCTCATCGTGCTCCCGGAGGATCCTTTCCAGATCCCCGCGGAACGGCTTCGTGATCTGGAGGTCCTGGGCACCATGGTGGGCGGGCGCTGGATCTATCAGCGAATGTAACCATAGTCGCCACCACCGCTGCCCGGGTTGTTTCCAGCCGTCGCAGACCGGCGTAGTAGATCAGAAGACCAGGCCCCACCCGATCCCGGCGGGATGGATCCGCACCTCCCCGCCCTGCAGGCTGACCCCGGCTACTGTTGTCAACCCCGAGAAGCGTCAGGAGTAGGGCGGCCAGCTTATGCGCGCCCATCGGCTCCCGGAGGAAGATCCACGAGAGGAAGGCCACCCAGGCGGGGGCGGTATAGAGCAACACGGCCGCCATCGCTCTGCCCCCTGCCTGCACCGCGAACTGGAAGGAAGCGTAAAACAGCGCCACCCCGATGGGCCGAAGCCCAGCATGATGGGAAGATCCCGCCGGGCGACTCGAATCCGGCCGATCCAGAAGGCGTGGGCTCCGAACAGGAAGCCTCCCAACACCGCGCGCCAGAAGGCGACCTCCAGGGGCGTCAGCCCATAGGCGAAGGTCAGCTGGCTGATGGGGCCGATCAATCCCCACAGGAAGTCAGCGGTCAGCATATAGAGATAGCCCCTCATGGCGAAAAGCGCTTCAGGGATTGCATATCGCCCCTCAGCGGGGCATGCGAAGGAAGACGCTGAGGGCGATCAGTTCCATCCCGATGGCGAAGGCGATGACGCCTCCCCGGGAGAGATCGTAGAGCGCCCCCATGGCCGCGCTGCCCAGGAACCAGGCCAGCCCATAGATCCCGTTGAACAGGCCATACGCGGTGCCGCGTTCCTCCCGGGACACCAGGGCGGGGATGGCCGCCCGCATGACGGTTTCCTGGGCCCCGATCACCGCTCCCCAAAGCATCACACCTGTGAACCACAGGATCGGGAAGCCCGAGAAGACCATAGGAGCCACAACGGCGCTGAAAGCCGGGATCGCCATCAGAACTCGGAGGCCGAAGCGATCATAGAGGATCCCGAAAAGCAAGCCGGCGGCCGCATCCACTAACATGGCCGCAGCGAACAGCGCCGGGATCGCCGCATCGGGCAGGAGCCTGGCCTGTTTCAGATGAAACGAGAGCAGCTGGAAGTGGACCAGCCCGGCGACGCTCAGGGCGACGAAGGCCAGATACTGCCGGAAGCGCGGGTCGGCGGTCCCCTGCGGAAGGGTCTTCCCCCGATCCCCGGGGGAGGCCTCCAGCTGGTGCGGGGTCGGATACAGCAGGCGAGCGGCCGTCAGGAGGCCCAGGGTGAGCAGCGCGGGGATCAGCAACATCCCGAAGGCCAGATCATACCGCCCGGATAGCTGAAGGATCAGCGCCATCAGCAGGGGGCCTCCGACTGCTCCGATCTGATCCAGGGCTTCATGGAGGCCAAACCCTTTCCCCGGCCCGACCTCGCTGGCCGCATAGGAGAGCATGGTATCCCGGGCCGGGGTGCGGACCGCCTTTCCCAGCCGCTCGATGAGGATCAGGAAGGCGGCGGCTGGCCAGGTGCGGGCCAGGGCCAGGAGGGGAACCGCGAGCACGCTCATCGCATATCCCGGGATCGTGAACATCCACGGCCGGCGCAGGCGATCCGCCAGGTAACCATAGAGCGGGCGCAGTCCATAGCTGATAAGCTCTCCGATGCCACTGACCATGCCGACCACGATCCCGCTGGCTCCCAGCAAGGCCAGGTATGGTCCGAGGATGCTGCGGGCGCCCTCATAGGTCACATCGGCCATCAGGCTGACCAGCCCGAAGAGCGCGATCAGCCGCAGAGCATGCGAACGGGTCGGAACGGGCATCAGCCGCACCTCCAGAGCATTTGGGGAACAGCCCTCCATGATAATAGCCCAGATCATAGCCCATATCCGGGATGGGCGCATGGAAATCCGGCGGCTCCTCCCCGCCATCGTGCGGCCGCTCCCGGCACGGCGGTAGCGTTTTCTCTCGATCGAGAAGCCATGCGGAGAAGGGCAGCATAAGGGGGAGCAGTCCCATGGTCCGGGCCGGGAATTGACGGGCACCCGTATTCTTAGTAAAATGAAAATGGGTTCATCTCAGGATCCCTTATTGAGCCGATGAGGCTGTGGAAAATTGTCCCCATAGCGGATCTGGATGCAATCAAACGGGGCCACCTTGCCCGAGGTGGCCCCGTTTTATTTTCTGGCGGACCCAATGGATGGGCCGCCCTTTCCGCAACCCGTATCCCGCGGAAGCGAGATCCAGAGCGATCTCCCGGTGAAATCGAAGGACCACCAGCGAATGGATTTTAGGTGGACATCCTTTTTGAGGAGCGATCGCCATGGCGGTGGAACAGATCCGACAGGAGACCCTGAATCCCTTTGAGATCGTTCAGAGGCAGCTGGACGAGGTCGCCCAGGTGATCGGCCTGGAGCCTCACGTGCATGAGATGCTTCGCTGGCCCAAGCTGGAGATTCAGGTGACCTTCCCTGTTCGCATGGACGACGGGTCGATCCGGATCTTCCGGGGCTTTCGTGTGCAATATAACGACGCCCGGGGGCCCGCGAAAGGCGGCATCCGGTATCACCCCCAGGAAACCATCGATACGGTGCGGGCCCTGGCGGCGTGGATGACCTGGAAGACCGCGGTGATGGATCTGCCTCTGGGCGGCGGGAAGGGCGGCGTGGTGTGCGACCCCAAGCATCTCTCCCAGGGGGAGCTGGAGCGGATCAGCCGGGCCTACATCCGGGCCATCGCCCCCTTTATCGGCCCAGAGCGGGATGTGCCCGCGCCGGATGTTTACACGAACCCACAGATCATGGCCTGGATGATGGATGAATACAGCACCATCGTCGGCTACAACGCGCCCGGCGTGATCACGGGCAAGCCCCTGCCCCTGGGGGGAAGCCGGGGACGGGAGGATGCCACCGCCCGGGGCGGGATCTACGTCACCCGGGAGGCGGCGAAGGTGCTCGGCCTCGATTTGAACGGGGCCACCGCGGCCATCCAGGGCTATGGAAACGCTGGCCAGCACGCCCATCGGCTGGGGACGGAGCTCCTGGGCCTGAAGGTGGTGGCCGTCAGCGACTCCCAGGGTGGGGTTTACAATCCGAAGGGTCTGGATTTCAACGCGTTGTCGGCCTGGAAGCGAGAGCATGGCACTGTTGTGGGCTTCCCGGGGGCGGATACCCTCACCAACGAGGAGCTGCTGGAGCTCCCGGTGACGGTCCTGTTCCCCGCTGCTCTGGAGAACCAGATCACCGCGGAGAACGCCCCGCGTATCCGGGCCCGCATCGTGGCGGAGCTGGCGAACGGACCCACCACGCCGGAGGCCGATCACATCCTCTATGAGAATGGAGTTTATGTCATCCCCGACTTCCTGTGCAACGCAGGCGGGGTCACGGTCTCCTACTTCGAAATGGTGCAGAACGCCTACGGCTACTACTGGAGCGAAGCAGAGGTCCATCAACGGCTGGATGAGAAAATGACGGCGGCTTTCCATGCGGTCCATGAGACCGCGCGGCGCTACCGGGTGCATAACCGGCTGGGCGCTTATATCGTAGCGATCGAGCGGGTGGTTGAGGCGATGCGGTTGCGGGGCTGGGTGTAGAAACCCTGGAAGGGGCAGCCCCGCGGGCCTGCCTGAGCGGGCAGGCGAAGGCGGCAGCGGCTTTCCGCTTGCCGCCTTCGCCTTTGTTTGGATTTCCCCTGAAGGCTTTGGGAGAAGGCCAGCTCGCCAGCCCCAGGGTTTCATCCACATCCGTTTAAAGGGGGAACTATGGCGGTGGAACGCTCGGTGGAGGTTTCCTACAGCGCTTTCTACTCGCCCTCGCCGGAGGCCATTCGAAAGGGCCTCCAGGCCTGGAATGCGGCGCTGGCTCAGTTCGATAAGGCAGCCCGCATCCTGGAGGCCTCGGGTCATCCCCTCAAGAGGGGGCTCATCGAATTCTTGCGCCGCCCTAAGCGGGAGCTGATCGTCAATTTCCCTGTTCAGATGGATGACGGTTCGATTCAGATGTTCACCGGCTACCGGGTGCACCACAACGCCGTCCGGGGCCCAACGAAGGGCGGCATCCGTTATCATCCGGACGTCACGCTGGAGGAGGTGCGGGCGCTGGCGATGTGGATGACCTGGAAATGCGCGCTGGTGAACATCCCCTACGGGGGGGCCAAAGGGGGTGTGGCGGTGGATCCCGCGAAGCTTTCCCCCCGGGAGCTGGAGCGCCTCACCCGCCGCTATGCCACCGAGATCAGCCTGCTGATGCATCCGGGTGGGGATGTGCCCGCCCCGGATGTGGGGACCAACCCTCAGATCATGGCATGGATTATGGACACGTATTCCATGCACACCGGATTCACCCAACCGGCTGTGGTTACCGGGAAACCCCTGGAGATCGGGGGGACGGTGGGCCGGGTGGAGGCCA
Protein-coding sequences here:
- a CDS encoding amidohydrolase, with translation MRAADWILENARIYTLDPGQPMAEALAVAGEEIEAVGSTDAVRSLKGPRTRVLDLKGAVVLPGLIDAHLHLEGYARRRVGVDVDTPTLEEALERVARRAAYTPPGSWIIGRGWLQEQWGRFPSADDLDRVAPAHPVALWARSGHALWANREAMRRAGITRETPDPPGGRIARDPAGEPVGLFFERAIDLIARAIPEPSGEELAEALYEALHELAAMGLTAVHNFDGPRSFAALQILRERGDLPLRVVQHLPLAMLDQALALGLRTGFGDPWLRIGAVKIFADGALGPRTAWMLTPYEGEPGNLGIAFTPPEAMREAARRATAGGLWLAIHAIGDRANREVLDLYTELRELERRLGIPPEARRHRIEHAQLVHPDDLPRLGPLRIIASMQPIHAISDRPMAERYWGKRCATAYAWRSLKDHGARLAFGSDAPVEPPNPFWGLHAAVVRDGWYPEQALSRTEALEAYTVGPAWAAGLERWQGRLRPGMWADLIVLPEDPFQIPAERLRDLEVLGTMVGGRWIYQRM
- a CDS encoding EamA family transporter, which produces MAAVLLYTAPAWVAFLSWIFLREPMGAHKLAALLLTLLGVDNSSRGQPAGRGGADPSRRDRVGPGLLIYYAGLRRLETTRAAVVATMVTFADRSSARPPWCPGPPDHEAVPRGSGKDPPGAR
- a CDS encoding EamA family transporter → MRGYLYMLTADFLWGLIGPISQLTFAYGLTPLEVAFWRAVLGGFLFGAHAFWIGRIRVARRDLPIMLGFGPSGWRCFTLPSSSRCRQGAERWRPCCSIPPPPGWPSSRGSSSGSRWARISWPPYS
- a CDS encoding MFS transporter translates to MPVPTRSHALRLIALFGLVSLMADVTYEGARSILGPYLALLGASGIVVGMVSGIGELISYGLRPLYGYLADRLRRPWMFTIPGYAMSVLAVPLLALARTWPAAAFLILIERLGKAVRTPARDTMLSYAASEVGPGKGFGLHEALDQIGAVGGPLLMALILQLSGRYDLAFGMLLIPALLTLGLLTAARLLYPTPHQLEASPGDRGKTLPQGTADPRFRQYLAFVALSVAGLVHFQLLSFHLKQARLLPDAAIPALFAAAMLVDAAAGLLFGILYDRFGLRVLMAIPAFSAVVAPMVFSGFPILWFTGVMLWGAVIGAQETVMRAAIPALVSREERGTAYGLFNGIYGLAWFLGSAAMGALYDLSRGGVIAFAIGMELIALSVFLRMPR
- a CDS encoding Glu/Leu/Phe/Val dehydrogenase, with translation MAVEQIRQETLNPFEIVQRQLDEVAQVIGLEPHVHEMLRWPKLEIQVTFPVRMDDGSIRIFRGFRVQYNDARGPAKGGIRYHPQETIDTVRALAAWMTWKTAVMDLPLGGGKGGVVCDPKHLSQGELERISRAYIRAIAPFIGPERDVPAPDVYTNPQIMAWMMDEYSTIVGYNAPGVITGKPLPLGGSRGREDATARGGIYVTREAAKVLGLDLNGATAAIQGYGNAGQHAHRLGTELLGLKVVAVSDSQGGVYNPKGLDFNALSAWKREHGTVVGFPGADTLTNEELLELPVTVLFPAALENQITAENAPRIRARIVAELANGPTTPEADHILYENGVYVIPDFLCNAGGVTVSYFEMVQNAYGYYWSEAEVHQRLDEKMTAAFHAVHETARRYRVHNRLGAYIVAIERVVEAMRLRGWV